One Pseudomonas sp. MH9.2 DNA segment encodes these proteins:
- a CDS encoding YiiX/YebB-like N1pC/P60 family cysteine hydrolase: MNELELRPRVFASDLIQLGDIVLTTTPEPMSKTIRKAIGADISHAMICVGKSSVIDSTGDGVHARNLERMILEPGCAGHVLRPIVPLTTDQLHSVITFARAAVGTRYTKIGAAKSVLAGFVAGRRQFCSRLVAQAYHRAGANLVPDADFCHPGELLNSAALFEVPNVLRDLNAEEEARWREDIDHVQAMRDSTNALLREARKLSSEIESLNDIDAYLVDHQEADDHLVQALRTSRYLELWKDEFERNAWQYHVSFMEGSESCAEYKQRYCEELLASEKLGQNRFVLNHAGYVTVNALHPRQYFALKIELYELLTQLHARRIRAATTWLERKGLLEPEPRTLLRPHTPEWFASLREWDPKQAAMTEAAIRVAGSLDVCTICADEPVCDYVLLSLPPAGPGTCRLCDDCFHIRSVDEPMKPF, encoded by the coding sequence ATGAATGAATTGGAACTGAGGCCTCGGGTGTTCGCCTCCGACCTCATCCAGCTCGGCGATATTGTACTGACAACCACGCCCGAACCCATGAGCAAAACGATCCGTAAGGCCATCGGCGCGGACATCTCTCACGCTATGATTTGTGTGGGGAAGTCGAGTGTGATCGATTCTACTGGTGACGGTGTTCATGCACGCAATCTCGAGCGGATGATACTTGAGCCAGGCTGCGCTGGGCACGTTCTTCGACCGATTGTGCCCCTGACTACTGACCAACTGCACTCTGTTATCACCTTCGCCAGAGCTGCGGTTGGTACTCGATACACCAAGATCGGCGCCGCCAAGAGCGTGTTGGCTGGTTTTGTGGCCGGTCGGAGGCAGTTCTGCTCGCGATTGGTCGCGCAGGCTTATCATAGGGCCGGTGCAAACCTAGTGCCGGATGCTGACTTTTGCCATCCAGGGGAGTTACTGAATAGCGCCGCGCTTTTTGAGGTTCCTAATGTGCTGAGAGATCTCAATGCGGAAGAAGAGGCTCGCTGGCGTGAAGATATTGACCACGTTCAGGCTATGCGGGATTCAACCAATGCCTTGCTTCGGGAAGCCCGAAAGCTGTCCTCTGAGATTGAATCACTCAACGACATTGATGCATACCTAGTGGACCATCAGGAGGCAGATGATCACCTAGTACAAGCTCTGAGAACTTCAAGGTATCTGGAACTGTGGAAGGATGAGTTTGAAAGGAATGCTTGGCAGTATCACGTCTCCTTCATGGAGGGATCCGAAAGCTGTGCGGAGTACAAGCAGAGATACTGTGAAGAGCTGCTGGCAAGCGAGAAGTTAGGGCAAAACCGTTTTGTCCTGAACCATGCGGGCTACGTGACCGTGAACGCATTGCATCCGCGCCAATATTTCGCTCTGAAGATAGAGCTGTACGAGCTTTTGACACAGCTACATGCTCGTCGCATTAGGGCGGCAACTACTTGGCTTGAGCGTAAGGGGCTGCTTGAGCCGGAGCCTCGCACTCTGCTTCGTCCGCACACGCCAGAATGGTTCGCTTCGCTGCGCGAGTGGGACCCAAAGCAGGCTGCGATGACGGAAGCGGCCATCCGGGTAGCGGGAAGTTTGGATGTGTGCACTATCTGTGCAGACGAACCCGTCTGCGATTATGTCCTCTTGAGTCTCCCACCGGCTGGACCTGGGACGTGTCGACTTTGCGATGACTGCTTTCATATCCGCTCCGTTGACGAACCAATGAAGCCTTTCTAG
- a CDS encoding UvrD-helicase domain-containing protein — protein sequence MSDDLAIKLNDCITKGYVIAPAGFGKTHLIAMAVRASSGRQLILTHTFAGVNSIKTKMAYLGVRASQYQVDTIASWALRICLAYPKASGWKIENPTSKQWNKLYECCSRLLEKRFIRDAVSSSYIGLYVDEYQDCSDLQHDLVCSLAEFLPSRLLGDPLQAIFDFDDGKPVDWEASIYPEFVCLGQLEVPWRWINAKSPALGEWLKEARRKIELGQKIDLLAKLPPSVISVHSQPEYLAAKQYSALCGLLNHNESVIALHGGDQQSKNKTHLLAKSMAGRFSSIEEIEGKDLHLFLKKLGAVKSAQDGFLLAVTFAMKCFTGVPGTLTAGTRRGEVTKLRQTTKYPLVLQAANDYLSDPSSSYLKAFFQTLKSNPETSAYRRDLLYRFLSVLKIHVDGQAATLVEAGILYQREMRHSGRPISHRKLIGTTLLVKGLEYDHAVILDADSLDAKDLYVAMTRGAKSLTIIGTARHLPA from the coding sequence GTGTCTGACGATCTCGCAATCAAGCTCAACGACTGCATCACCAAAGGCTATGTGATCGCGCCTGCTGGGTTTGGAAAGACCCATCTCATTGCGATGGCGGTGCGAGCGTCCAGTGGCCGACAGCTTATCCTGACGCACACTTTTGCCGGCGTGAACTCGATTAAAACCAAAATGGCGTACTTGGGCGTTCGTGCTTCCCAGTACCAGGTCGATACGATCGCTAGTTGGGCACTTCGAATCTGTCTGGCATACCCGAAGGCATCAGGGTGGAAAATTGAAAACCCGACCAGCAAACAGTGGAATAAATTGTACGAGTGCTGCTCCCGTTTGCTGGAGAAAAGGTTTATTCGCGATGCCGTGTCGTCCAGCTATATAGGTCTTTACGTCGACGAGTACCAGGACTGCTCGGACTTGCAGCATGACTTGGTCTGCAGCCTGGCAGAATTTCTTCCAAGTCGACTCTTGGGCGATCCCCTGCAAGCCATATTCGATTTTGACGACGGCAAGCCCGTTGATTGGGAAGCCAGCATCTACCCCGAATTTGTTTGCTTGGGACAGCTGGAGGTCCCTTGGCGGTGGATCAACGCGAAGAGTCCAGCCCTTGGCGAGTGGCTAAAAGAGGCAAGGCGAAAGATTGAGCTCGGCCAAAAGATTGACCTTCTGGCCAAACTGCCACCGAGCGTAATTAGTGTTCACTCTCAGCCCGAGTATCTAGCCGCTAAACAGTACTCAGCTCTCTGTGGGCTGTTGAACCATAATGAGAGCGTCATCGCCCTGCACGGTGGCGATCAGCAGTCCAAGAACAAAACGCATCTCTTGGCGAAATCCATGGCCGGACGCTTTTCGTCAATCGAGGAAATCGAAGGGAAAGATCTGCACTTATTCCTCAAAAAGCTTGGGGCTGTAAAAAGCGCTCAGGATGGCTTTCTGCTCGCCGTAACGTTTGCGATGAAATGCTTCACAGGCGTACCTGGCACGCTAACGGCAGGCACAAGACGAGGCGAGGTGACCAAGCTTCGCCAAACTACCAAATATCCGCTGGTACTCCAGGCGGCGAATGACTATTTGTCTGACCCGTCGAGCAGCTATCTCAAGGCATTCTTTCAAACCTTGAAGAGCAACCCTGAAACTTCAGCCTATCGCCGTGACTTACTCTATCGTTTCTTGAGCGTGCTCAAGATTCATGTTGATGGCCAAGCCGCGACGCTCGTGGAGGCCGGTATTCTTTACCAGCGCGAGATGAGGCATTCGGGGCGGCCGATCAGCCATCGTAAGCTGATTGGAACCACATTGCTGGTCAAGGGCCTTGAGTATGACCACGCCGTCATTCTTGATGCCGACTCGCTTGATGCGAAGGATTTGTACGTCGCAATGACCCGAGGAGCGAAATCTCTCACCATCATCGGGACAGCTCGGCATCTACCTGCTTGA